A segment of the Hemitrygon akajei chromosome 10, sHemAka1.3, whole genome shotgun sequence genome:
tttctcactgctgccatcaggtaaaaggtacaggtgcctcaggactcaccctgccaggttcaagaacagatactacccctcaacaatcaggctcttgaacaaaagaggatagctacgctcattctatttctggtgtttccAGAGCCAGTGATTTCACTATAAGGGCTCTTTGTCTTGGTTTTTCATGCTctggttatttattgctatttattcatatttgtatttgcacagtctgttgtcttctatgttctacttgctcttccattgatgctgtttatagtaactgttctatagatttgatgaatatgctcacaggaaaaaggttctcagggttgtatttggtgacatgcaTGCGCTCTGAaaataagttttactttgaactttgttctttctTGATGCCAATGTTCTTCACAAACCTTCTCCCAGACTATTCACTCAAATAAAGGGAAGGAAGGAATTCCAAGCCTTTCACGACTGTAGTTCTTTTCATGATCTTAAGACATCTCCATTCACTTGAGTTCAAttaatcacaagatcacaagacaaaggagcagaagtaggccattctgcccatcgtgtctgtctgccactccaccatgagccaaactattctcccgtctagttccaatttccggcttttttcccatatcccttaataccctgactaattagatacctgtcaatctcctacATGCAGTTGGCATTGTAATACTCTGAAAGCTGGGATGATTTTGGACTGAATTTTAATTATGTTAACAATATTTTAGCACATGATACAGAAATGATCAAGATGTACATCTCCAATATCCCAAAGAACTTTGCAGATTATTATGTTTATTTGATAATCACTATGCCAATAACTGTAGTTAAAATCTCCACAAGATGATTTTGATATTTTAAGAGTTGAAAATGGTTTATAAAAAATACCAGTTCGAGTCATTGAGTCTCTTTGGTTCGATCAGTCTACACTGAGCTCAGTACCCATCTTGCTAGTTCCAATTTCCCGCTGTTCAGCCTATACCTCTCCAAGCCAGTCCCTCTATATACCTCTCCAAACTACACTCTTCATATGCCTCTCCAAACCACACCCTCTATATACCTCTCCAAGCCACACCCTCCCCACTCCTCTCCAAGAGCTTCTCAAATGAGAtgactgtacctgcctcaaccacttcctctggcaactcattccatataccgACCAACTTCTACATGAGAAAGTCTCCACTCAGGTCCCTTTTAGATCTTTCCTCTTTTACCCTAAATCTATGCCATCAGGTTTTTGACTCCCCTACGTGGGGGAATAACTGTTAGAATCCACCTTACCAATGTCTGtcatcattttaaatatttctctgTGTTTCCTCCTTGGTCTCCTAAGTTCTAAGTAAAAAGGAGCTAGTCTGTTTGACCTCCTCCTATAACTCAAGCCCTTTGGAAATTCCTTATAAatcttccctgcactctttccactTTAGCCACATCTTTCCTTTAAAAAGGAACCCTTAACTGTACACAGCACATCAAGTGGGTCCTCACCAGTGATATTTATGCCTGCAACCCAATGTCCCAATTCCTAATCATGGTGTCTTAACTGATGCTGAATGCATTTTTCACCACACTGCCCACATGTGAAGttgctttcaatgaactatgcactTGTACCACTGTTCCATTATACTCCCTAGCGCCCTACAATTCATAGCATGTTTATgctggtttgaccttccaaaatgcattacctcactCTTGTCTGTattgaattccatttgccattcctcagcccatgtCCCTAATTGAATAAAATCCCCTTGTAATCTACAATAGCTTtctacactatcaacaacacctccaaactttgcaTGTGTTGTCCACAAGTTTACTGATCAAGCCTGGCACAtttacatccaaatcatttatataatggtagatggagttcaacccagataagtgtgaagtggttcattttggtaggtcaaatatgatggcagaatatagtattaatgataagactcttgatggtgtggaggatcagagggatcttggggtctgagtccataggacactcaaagcagctgtgcaggttgactctgtggttaagaaggcatacagtgtattggccttcactaatcatggaattgaatttaggagccgaaaggtaatgttgcagctttgtaggatgctggtcagaccccacttggaatattgtgctcagttctgttcgcctcactacaggaagaatgtggaagccatggaaagggtgcagaggagatttacaagaatgttgcctggattgaggagcataccttatgaaaacaggttgagtgaactcagccttttatccttggaccgacagaggatgagaagtgacctgatagaggtgtataagatgatgagaggcattgattatgtggatagtcagaggccttttcccagggctgaaatggttgccacaagaggacacaagtttaaggtgctggggagtaggtacagaggagatgtcaggggtaagttttttactcagagggtggtgagtgtgtggaatgggttgtcagcaacagtggtggaggcggatatgatagggtctttaaagagaccttaggataggtgcatggaacttagaaaaataaacGGCTATGGGttaccctagtaatttctaaggtagggacatgttcagcacaactttgtgggccgaagggcctgtattgtgctgtaggttttctatgtttctataaataatGAATAGCGAGGGTCCCAACACTTGCAGCTCATCACTGATTACCATTCTCCATTCCATTTAAATTTCAGTTTAAATTGCAGTCAACACCAATTTATAATTCCTGTTTTGGCAtggcacagacacagaaacctctCAATATTGTTTGGCTACTGTAGAACCAACCCTAACAAAGTACACACTGTCATTATCCGATTACGCGGCTGAAAATTGTCCAATAATTAATGATCCCGCTCATATTCATTATTGCAGTCATCATGAGCCCGCAGTTTTACTTTACAATACATGCTCACTGGTGCTACAAGCAATTTAGTATAAGAtaggtgtaacaccctgggaaaggtttcactgctaatgtaatggtctttctgtagaagcagtgtttgggtacgATTAGAGCTAATGGGTGCTTGGGATGTGAGCTGGGTCCTTTGTTCggcgggagaggaagagagaagacgctAGAGAGAACCGGTCGTAGGATTCGACCCGGCGGGGCACCGCGATTCGATTGAGGGAGGATTGTTGAATATGTATGACTTTCGGAAGagctgagctccaacttgtgcacatttgactgtttaattacacagcatccacacaaaccggggtttgagGTGGGAGAGCCGTCTCCATCTCACGGGCTTGGCGGCACCggagtgtgtattccctagacttacgcagcgaAAAAAAACAGTGGGGTTTCATAGGAAAAACTTACACTCTAATAATTAAAAGTCATAGAAGGATAAAGCATCGTCTCCCTCCATAAATTGAAAGAATTTCCTATCAAATATATTTTCATTACAATCTGCCCATCAGGTTGGTATAGAGTAGATCTCGGCTAATCTGCCAGGTAATGAGACAGTTTTGAGTGAGAGCTCATGTATTGAATATAtttggggtgtgtggggtgttttCCCTTGTGTGTTATAACAAGGCATTACGACCATCTCAATAACCAGATCCGTGCCGCCTTCTACTGTGAATTTCTGCAGATTCTCACAATGGCATGTCGCCCAAGGTCACCAGTCCCGCTGTGATAAATTAGTTCAATGGGAATTGCTGCTGGTGATGATATTTGCAGACTGCCAAGTTCATGGAAAAAAATTGTTTTCAGTGCATTGTTGACCTTTTGAAGGATACTAGACTCAAAACACCGCTTTGGTTGGATTGATTTGTGCAGAAGTATTTATATATCAATACATAGATTTACTTCCTGTCCGAACTTTTCCACCAGCTACCGTACTGGGCGTTAACCATGTTTTCCCTccctttttgcaccacttatttaattcattttaatatatacttagtgtgatttataattttattacaatgtactgcaaAGCACTGTTGCCGCGAAACAacatatgcaggtgatattaaacctgattctgattctaaccaacGATGATAGAGTCCACGGAGTACGAACAAATCAAATCAACAGAAATATTCCAAGACTATGTTCCAACATGCTGCGCTCGTGTTTAATTTTCCTTTTATTTAGCATTCAGCCCGGAGTCGGCCCTTCCGCCCCAGCAACACTTGACAAcctcgattaaccctaacctcatcacagaacaatttgcaactgggaggaaaccacagcacatGGGGAAAACTGGTGCATTCCAAGGCAAGGATGTACTGAGGCTCTTTATAACCGACCCCGGAATTAAACTCTGACGCCCCGAGCTCCTTTCACAAACTCAGTGTTGTTAGATTTGATATTCAAATCCACATAAAACATTAAAATATCAGGTTCAGAATATCATACAGCCCTTTTAGAAATCTATGTCTGATAAACCATATTTTAAAGGTATTTGTGCTGAAAAGTGGCCCCATATTTCGGATGCGAGCGCTGGTCTAACGGGTGCTCAGATTTCTCTGTGTTGGAGTTTGTCTGGACGTTTCACTACTGTCAATTAACATTCAAGGCGCAGAAGTCCACACCTTCCAAAGTATTTCTCTTGAGGGAGCACACTGCACTATAAAGTGTAGAGGAGAATTCGTGTGAAAGTTTCTTGCAATAAAAGTTTCGCGTTTGACTCTATCCAAAGTTAAACGTTCAGATCGGGCAGGTGTCGTTGGTTTCCCGGGCCTGGACTGTTCAACCGCACAACTACATTGCAATCAATCTATCTGAGCTGTTTCAACGTCTTCCGAAATTGCATGTACTTTTGTTTTTAACGGCAAAAGCCAGTCACAGCCATCAGTAAATCAGCGCTCCTTCTCCATCTAGACAAGTCTCGTAAAATACCTCTAATCACTCGTCCCCAGAACAAGCGGATATTTACCGCTCTCCCAATTATGCCATCTCCAGGTTAGAGGCAGTGGTTGACAGTCTGGACCCAATGGGTTGTCTTGCCTGTTCTGAAGTTTTGATAGCTTGCGTTGCCAGTTTGAATGGGTCTGCCAGCAGCGCAGAAGGTGCGGACAGACTGTATCCAAAGAGAGAGTGCGGGTGTCGCGCACACCAGTTGTATGAACCATATGGACTGAGGGTCGGCGGAGCCTCAGTACCTGCTGGTTGCATCAGGTGAGAGAGAAGCGCACAGGGAGCGAGCTGCAGTCCGGGTCCAtcgccctctccatctctcccagtCAGCACCGTGAGTGAGGACATGGAGGGGACACCACGCATGAGCGCTGGAGTGACCAAAGGATCAGGGGATGCGGTGTCGCAGGCCGGCAGGGTGAAACGCTGCGGTTCTGGGCTGTCCTTGTCACACACCAGGCTGTATCGGGCGGTATTCCGGGATGCTTCTGCGAGGGAGCTCACGCTAAAGTGAAGCAGCCCAGGTGAACAGATCGGATGCAGCTCGGAGCTCAGAATGCAGCGTATCCCGCTAACAGGTCTCCCAGGCGGGCACTCGGAGCAAATGGCTGCGGAGAGAATGTTCACGCAATTAAAAGGCAGCTTGGAATTGGGTGATCGGATATCGACGTGGGAGGCAGATTCTCGTTAAAAGATTGAACATACGAGCAGTCCATGAATTCAGAAATATTGCACACACCTGGCCTTTGGATCCCAAATGCCTGGAGATTCAGCGACGGCCGACGGTTCGGGGGTCTCCAGGTGTAGCTGTCCACCACTCGCTCCAGACCAACCCTAATTGCAAGAGGACAGTTTAGACGTACTTGAGCGGACAAATCCGGGTATCCAAGGCAGCTCTTCTGGAACACTTACAATCACAAGTATTTTAGGAAATAAACTGTTTTCAAAAATCTCCAATTACTATAATCAATTTTATTATCTGCATATTACCTGATAACACAACTCCGGAAATCACAACCTCTCCTCATGGTCTCAGTCTACACTTTCTGCTGCCTCGGTGGGGCAGCCAACACAATCAAACAGCCCATTCCCACCGACGTTCTCCCTTCTGCTCCCTCCCATCGGACGGGGGACACAGGAGCCGCAAAGCACGTACTCACAATGTACAGTGGCGTTTACAGCTTTGCACCCCTTGTCTGTCTGCACTTTCTCGCTGCCATAATACTTCGTTCTACAGTCTGTATCTGCCCTCATCTAATCTTATCGCCGCTGTTATAGGGATTGagctcctcttgtccttaccaacCATCCCAGCAGTCCACCATTGTCAGTAACTTCTACCATTTTCCACTGGATTCTACTACCAATCGCATGTTCACCAGCCATCCCAGGAGCCTACACATCCAACACACCATTCTGCAATTTTCAACTGGATCCTACGACCAATCGaattttccctcccctcccctttctgcagggatcagccTCTCTGTGATTTcattgtccatttgtccttccctactgatctccctcccgacttatccctgcaagcagcacATGGTactcctgcccattcacctcctccctcatcaccattcagggccccaaacagctgaggcaacactacaTGTATGTGTCTGTCGGAGTCATCTACTGATTCTGGTGATCCCAGCAAGGCGGCCTCTGCATCAGCGAGACATGAAGGagccgctttgtcgagcacctttgctccgtCCGCAACAGATTGGATTTCcgagtggccaaccattttaatccaCTCCCCGTTCCTATTCCAACATGGTCTCTTCTACTGCCATAGTGAGGACACTCTCTCAGGTTGCAGGACCAAAACCTTATATTCGGTCTGGGCAGCTTCGGACCTGACGGCATTAACATCCATTTCCCTAACTTCAAGTAATATCACCCCTCcatacttctctctttttctgtttATTATTCCTGCTCCCCTCTCactttttctcttctcctcatctgcctattgcctccctctggtgcctctcctccacccttttctcctatggtccattctcctctcctaactgattccttctttttcatctctttaccttttccatctatcacctcccagtgtctcacttcaccacactgtcccatccacccaccttcccctcacctggtttcatctatcacctcccagcatctcaCTTCATCAGCCTgtcccacccacctcccccctcacctggcctcacatATCACCCGCCAGCttgttctccctcccctctccccacgtTTTTCTTCCGGATTCTTTGTCTATCATTTCTTCCTTATGAACGGTCTCGGCCGAAACAGCCGCTGCTTATTCATCTTTGTAGATGCTGGCAGACGCGCTGGGCTCCCCCAGCATGTTGTGAGCGTGTTATTCTGCACAGTTACTGTTTTTCCTTGTATGACTTcagtgtgatgaaatgatctgtatggatggcgtgggggaaaaaaagattttcactgtacatgtaacaataataaaccaataaagaTCCTCACTGAACCAACGAGACATCCGATTCACCCGATTCAGCGGCTATCGCTGACAACGCGGAATCGTTGAAATGAGGATTTCACCAGAACAGGTCTGTGCGTACCTGTTTCTCCCGGGATCTCTGAAACCTTTGGCGAAAGGGTTTCTGTCAATTTTCAACCTGGTGATCTATAAGGAAAGAGAACGGGGTTGCAATAGGTTGATTTAAATGCTGGAGGTTCAAAGCCACGCTCGgaactataaccatataaccatataacaatcacagcacggaaacaggccattccggccctcctagtccgtgccgaactcttaatctcacctagtcccacctacccgcactcagcccataaccctccactcctttcctatccatatacctatccaattttaccttaaatgacacaactgaactggcctctactacttctacaggaagctcattccacacagctatcactctctgagtaaagaaataccccctcgtgtttcccttaaacttttgccccctaactctcaaatcatgtcctctcgtttgaatctcccctactctcaatggaaacagcctattcacgtcaactctatctatccctctcaacattttaaatacctcgatcaaatcccccctcaaccttctacgctccaatgaatagagacctaacttgttcaacctttctctgtaacttaagtgctgaaacccaggtaacatcctagtaaatcgtctctgcactctctctaatttattgatatctttcctataattcgggaCTGAATTATAATTCCCTATAATTCCTATCTGGGACTTAGGGCAGAAGGGGCAGTACTTGATTCAAAGAACTTTTGCAACGGGAAACTAAATGCCAGTAAATAACAAAGGATCGAGAATTCTGATGTCGTTTTACATAATTATGTAAATCTATAATCAAGTTAATGCAAAGTATGCAATTGAGTCGTATCAAGAATTCTGTCATTACAAAGGAGGTGACTTCCCCTCGGCCATTTGTTTCGCTTTCCTCCGTTGCTGTCTCTTCTCCCGCTATCCCCTATCttgcacgccccccccccccagcctgtCAGTaccatctgtggtgaactacatatacctgtcaggacaccccccccccccccccgctgactgctcctgtggctcctcccacagaccccggtataaaggcgattgaggcctgaaccCTGCCCtcggtctccaggatgtagtatggtggtcaattgctgcttgttctttcttccagtcaataaaagcctatatctcgtctcacgtctcagagagagttattgatggtacatcaccATCGTTTACCTGTTGGTTCTGATAAGCTGTCACAGTGGTGAATTCCGTCTCTGTGAATGCGAACGTGTGCAATCCGTGGAGCGGTAGGTGCTGATTTGCAGAGAGATCCGTGTCAGCCTCTTTCCGCACCACATGGATGCGCGGACGGTATCTGTGCATGGACTGCAGGATGATCTGGTGGCAATGAGAGAAACAATGTCTCGGCGTTGTATTGACAATTCGGGCCGGCGTTCGGTGGCAGTCACCCTTCATGGAATGACTGAGTTCGTGCTGCCTCTCTCCACGAATACTGACCGAAAGCTGTGTTCGATGTGCTGAGATTTATATGAATCTTGGACTGTACTTTATACTGCTGTCCTTCAGTTTTCAGTGCTTTTTTTTGTTGTAGCCGATTGGCGGGTGAATGACCTGTTAGttctttgtgtgtgtatgtgtgactggcggaggggggggggggtggttggggaTTTTGATGCTATTGTCGCTATTCTTTTTTTGCGTGAGGgagtcggcgattgttattgtcgctgattttttttttctgtggggaaggggtgggggattgctatagaaacataggaaaactactgcacaatacaggcccttcggcccacaatgctgtgccgtacatgtccttaccttagaaattcccTAAGGTTatccattgccctctatttttctgagctccatgtacctatccaggagtctcttaaaagaccctatcgtattcgcctccgccaccgtcgccggcagcccattccacacactcaccactccctgcgtaaaaaacttacccctaacatctcctctgtacctacgtacttccaagcacctgaaaactgtgtcctctcgtgatagctatttcagccctgggaaaaatcctctgactatcccacgatcaatgcctctcatcagcttatacacctctatcaggtcacctctcatcctccgtcgctccaaggattgTTGCTGTTATTTCTgtagggaaggggtgggggattgttattgttactgtttttatctgtggggaaggggtggggatTTTGGGGCTTTAGGAGTTTTATTTTTCTTATTCGTGATGGGGGGGGCTGGTGAGGGAGTTGACGCATTTTCTTTCAACAatctttctgtatttcatggctattgGGAAAAGATGAATATCAGAGATGTAttgtacatacatactttgacaataaaatgatccTTTGAACAAGCCTCCACTGAGTTGTAATGTGTAACTGAATTGTAATATAAGTGTTGACATATAATATGTGATAATTGACATCCAAGCTACTCCCCTGTTTACCGTGTTGGTGTGGGTTCTGCTCAGCACTGGCTCAGCCCGGGGAATGTACACGCTGCCACTTCTCGTTAGCCTAGCCCAAATTCGCAAACCGGTATGGGAGCCTGACTGCCACAGTGCACTGACCATTAAACTAAGCACAGGGGTGAGGCACATGACACCATATACCAGGCATGAGCTGAATGATACCAGTCTTCGGCTGGTTTTCCACCTTTTATAGCACTGACCCAATTCTTCTTGGAAATATGTTAATAAATGTGCCACAAGTATAATTTTGGGTCATGCCATTGTTATCTAGATGCAGTCCACACTCACGTAGGCCAGAAGGATAATCTGCGCAAGTGTTCGCTGCACTGATTCAGACTGTGCCTTTCGGGGAGGAGTGTGCCTTTCTGAAATGATGATAACTCTTACATGTCCTTTCTGGTCCATGTCGTTGTTGGTAAGTTTTACCCGGTCGAAACTGATGACCTGTTTCATCCAGGACTGCCCTGAACTTGGAGAATCGGGGTGGACGTACATTCGTGGTGTCAGCGAAGGCTGCTCACTATTTCCAGCCACCATCCACTGCGAACTGTGGTACACGTACCTGCCAACATCATACACATGTACAAGTCTTGAAAAATGCCCCCATTCGTACCCACTCAATTTCCCATGTAGAAGGCATTATTACAGGCTAATTTCCAGATCAGGAAGGGTTTTTTTTTCACGATTTCCCTAACATCTGTGGCAACCAGAAACATGTTCACTGTGTATCAAAATGTTGTGCAAACTTCTTTTTAACTTTCAGTGCTCAAAAGAGAACAATGCTATTGACTCCCAATCCATCTGATCACTATTGATGCTGTACATTTCCTAGAGCAATGCACATAGAATAGTGACTCCTCTTAAACCTAAGTGTACGTACTTAGggaattgatttgaaaagaagcTACTGCTGTATTATATGACAGCACTGATAACGTATTTTTACGTTAACTGGCCGGCGGTCTCTGTCGTGATCCATCTCTCAGTCTTCCACAGACAGACACAGTTCAGCAGCTTCCTATACAGATAGTTCAGATGGTGAGATCTATCAAAGATAATGTACAGTATATCATCAGCTTGCATTATGTTCTTTGACTGTAGTCACTCATCCGCTTGGCATTCATGATGTGATGGTAATTTGTATTAGACATTGGCATTGTGGGAGAGGCCTGAAAGTGGTAGTAGGTGGTTGCCTCTGTGACTAGTAGAGTGCCATGGGGATCGGGGCTGGGtcttctgttgtttgtcatctacatcaatgatgtggatgatactgtggctaactggatcagcaaagttgcagatgacacaaagattgcagCAATATCTGAACAAGCTGGAAATATGGGCTTAAAAATAACAGATGGAATTATAtgtagagaagtgtgaggtgtttcactttGGGAGGATCATCTAGGGTAGGTGATCACAATCACCGCAGTGAGTGGtcaggtactgaggagtgtggtagaacagagggatctggatctaCAGACCCATTATTCATtcaaagtggtatcacaggtagatagcatcacaaattttttttttagcacCGTGGCCTTGCTAAGATcaaggtattgagtacaggagatggggtgttatgttgaagttgtataagacattgatgcaGACTAATATGGAGAAATGTGTGCAGCTTTcatcacccacctacaggaaagatgtaaatacatttgaaagagtacagagaacatttacaaggatgttgctgggaatgGAGGACCTGagtgtaaggaaagattgaataggttagcactttattccttagaatgaaaaagattgagaggaggtttgatacagatatacaaaattatgaggggtatagatagggtaatgcaagtaggctttttccactgaggttgggtgggtctaGAACTAGAAGTTATGTGTTAgggctgaaaggtgaaattttaaggggagcatgaggggtaacttctttgcCCAGAGGatcatgggagtgtggaatgagctgccagtacaagtggtgcatgtgagttcgatttcaacatttaagggaagttttgCTAGATTCATGGATAGTAGAGTTTTGGATGACTATGGTgtcggtgcaggttgatgggacaaagCAGGTTAAATGGGTCAGCATAGACTTTGATCAGCAATCAGctggcatttgggattgattagaaAGGCAAGTGCAAGGTTGGCGTCCATCGTCTGAGTGGACAGTCACAGCGGTGATCAGGCTTTAGTTCTTCAAAGCTTCAGTGAAGAGAGGCTTcaatcagagaaagcaaaggaaagaaaagctcaaacTTAAGTTTTTTTTCCATCTTTTCTTTATATCCTCTcagttaggacagtagagatgccaggcaggatagtgaaatgatCCTCTTGTGAAGacagggagatctccagtgtccctggCAACTACAACTGCGTGAAATGCATCCTGCTGCAACTTCTAACAGACTGCATTCAGGAATTGGAACTGGAAGAGGAACTGGATGACTTGAGaggctggtgggctggtggaTTATACATATAGAGAGATAATTATACCCAAGGTGcaagacacaggagactgggtgacagtcaggaatgtGAAAGTGGTTTACCAGCCAGGACAGTGTAGTCCTGTGCCCATCTCCCTAAACACAGGTTTATCACTTTAGATGCTGTCTGGAGGGATGACC
Coding sequences within it:
- the LOC140734006 gene encoding T-box transcription factor TBX22-like; translated protein: MALSSRAHAFSVESLVGNPLKRKHEDTRNGKVRGRRNDMRHRPEEPKYEEDERSVEAKAEGPKTQRSPSPRSFGGDFEGPQVELQGMDLWKRFHEIGTEMIITKAGRRMFPAIRVKIRGLEPEQRYYIAMDIIPVDSNRYRYVYHSSQWMVAGNSEQPSLTPRMYVHPDSPSSGQSWMKQVISFDRVKLTNNDMDQKGHIILQSMHRYRPRIHVVRKEADTDLSANQHLPLHGLHTFAFTETEFTTVTAYQNQQITRLKIDRNPFAKGFRDPGRNRVGLERVVDSYTWRPPNRRPSLNLQAFGIQRPAICSECPPGRPVSGIRCILSSELHPICSPGLLHFSVSSLAEASRNTARYSLVCDKDSPEPQRFTLPACDTASPDPLVTPALMRGVPSMSSLTVLTGRDGEGDGPGLQLAPCALLSHLMQPAGTEAPPTLSPYGSYNWCARHPHSLFGYSLSAPSALLADPFKLATQAIKTSEQARQPIGSRLSTTASNLEMA